DNA from Thermococcus sp. LS1:
CGCCGAAACCGCTGAAGAGGATTTCCTTCCTCATTCTTCCCACCCCATCATCCTCTTGGCCCTCTTCTTGTACTCCTCGTACTCCCTAACGAGACCCGGCCTGTCCCTGTCGGCGAACTCGCCGATGACTATCTTGCCCTCGAGCTCCTCCGGAGACATCTTCTTGGCCTTGCTTATCGGCACGGTTATCTTCTGGTACCAGCGGAGCAGTTCTGGAGACGTCTTCATCCTGTTCCTCCTTCCGAAGCTTATCGGACACGGCGAGAGGAACTCAACGAGCGTAAAGCCCTCTTTCTGGAGTGCTTTCTTGATGCTGTTGATTCCCTGGAGGTAGTTGAAGACGCTCCAGCGGGCGACGTAGTTGGCCCCGGCTGAAACGGCAAGATCTGCTATATCAAAGGGGTTCTCAAACTGACCGTAGGGAGCAGTAGTTCCGCGCAGGCCTTTGAGGGCTGTAGGAGCCACCTGGCCGCCGGTCATTCCGTAGGTGAAGTTGTTGATGAGTATCACCGTGACGTCGAGGTTTCTCCTTATAGCGTGGATGAAGTGGTTTCCTCCGAT
Protein-coding regions in this window:
- a CDS encoding 2-oxoacid:ferredoxin oxidoreductase subunit beta, translated to MYLKSAYEIRDKYLRKDMLPTIFCPGCGIGSALQYTLRAIDDLGLNPDEIVWVSGIGCSSRVPGFVNFDGLHTTHGRALAFATGIKLANPKLKIIAFMGDGDAAAIGGNHFIHAIRRNLDVTVILINNFTYGMTGGQVAPTALKGLRGTTAPYGQFENPFDIADLAVSAGANYVARWSVFNYLQGINSIKKALQKEGFTLVEFLSPCPISFGRRNRMKTSPELLRWYQKITVPISKAKKMSPEELEGKIVIGEFADRDRPGLVREYEEYKKRAKRMMGWEE